One Pyrus communis chromosome 4, drPyrComm1.1, whole genome shotgun sequence genomic region harbors:
- the LOC137732630 gene encoding uncharacterized protein, which translates to MADAGSLQTGWEVYVDFMFFLLDQKKVMYLVFQDVYLEWTFLFIKNLSMIKDAVKCKHVWIENFSMLDAESYYSQLFVAEDLKWKIQLCPKGNYDRQGHSYFTLLGSTPLVNFVDMTSLNFDDQDGILRTISDAPPTHYTVKVQSISLLTKHNLEKYESGDFEAGGYKWNLVFYPNGNKNRNVKEHISLYLVMSGATAPQISSEVYAVFRLFILDQNNGNYFVLQEPKERRFHGMKLDWGFDQFLSHKAFTEASNGFLIDGTCVLGAEVFISKERSKGKGERISMVKDPAMYKNTWRIDNVSMLDAESYDSKTFIAGDQLWKMQLYPKGKGNGVGTHLAFYLALAELESLPPGCQIYAEFTLRILDQLNGRHDSGKGKDFAKSYYYIIIRANKD; encoded by the exons ATGGCGGATGCTGGTTCCCTTCAAACTGGTTGGGAAGTTTATGTTGATTTCATGTTCTTTTTGCTTGATCAGAAGAAAGTGATGTACTTGGTTTTTCAAG ACGTGTATTTGGAGTGgacttttttgtttataaagaaTCTATCAATGATCAAGGATGCTGTTAAGTGCAAGCATGTTTGGATTGAGAACTTTTCAATGTTAGATGCTGAGAGTTACTACTCACAACTCTTCGTTGCTGAAGACCTGAAATG GAAGATTCAGCTTTGTCCGAAGGGAAATTATGATAGGCAAGGGCACTCATATTTCACTTTACttggatccactcccctagtcaat TTTGTTGATATGACGAGTCTCAACTTCGATGACCAAGATG GGATACTGAGAACAATTTCGGATGCACCCCCAACCCATTACACAGTAAAAGTACAATCAATTTCGTTGCTCACCAAACATAACTTGGAGAAATATGAATCTGGGGACTTTGAAGCCGGAGGATACAAATG GAATCTGGTTTTCTATCCAAATGGAAACAAGAACAGGAATGTGAAAGAGCACATCTCTCTCTACTTGGTAATGTCTGGAGCAACTGCTCCCCAGATTTCTTCGGAAGTGTATGCTGTTTTCAGGTTGTTTATACTCGATCAGAACAACGGCAATTACTTCGTTCTTCAAG AGCCAAAGGAAAGGCGGTTTCATGGGATGAAACTCGATTGGGGATTCGATCAATTTCTCTCCCACAAAGCTTTCACTGAAGCTTCAAATGGATTTCTCATAGATGGCACTTGTGTGTTGGGAGCAGAGGTCTTCATTTCTAAAGAGAGAAGCAAAGGCAAAGGAGAGCGTATATCAATGGTAAAGGATCCCGCTATGTACAAGAATACTTGGAGGATTGACAACGTATCAATGCTAGATGCGGAATCCTACGACTCAAAAACATTCATTGCTGGAGACCAGCTCT GGAAGATGCAGCTCTATCCCAAGGGAAAAGGCAATGGAGTTGGAACCCATCTGGCTTTTTATCTGGCGTTAGCTGAACTGGAATCTCTTCCTCCTGGCTGTCAAATATATGCAGAGTTTACCCTACGGATCCTAGACCAGCTGAATGGCAGGCATGACTCTGGTAAAGGTAAAGATTTTGCCAAATCCTACTACTACATAATCATACGAGCAAACAAGGATTAG
- the LOC137732628 gene encoding uncharacterized mitochondrial protein AtMg00810-like gives MTNLSLLHHFLGIGVIQEANNIFIHQKKYAQILLEKFGLEGCKPVSTHLIANEKLKKDDGNEAVDSNLYRSFVGSLLYLTVTRPDLMFSGSLLSRFMQKPSKIHMGTVKRMLRYV, from the coding sequence ATGACGAACCTAAGCCTCTTACATCACTTCCTTGGCATTGGGGTAATTCAAGAAGCAAACAACAtcttcattcatcaaaagaaGTATGCTCAAATATTGCTTGAGAAATTTGGTTTGGAAGGTTGCAAACCTGTCTCTACACATCTAATTGCAAATGAGAAACTCAAGAAGGATGATGGAAATGAAGCTGTAGATTCAAACCTCTACAGAAGTTTTGTTGGCAGTTTATTGTATCTAACTGTAACAAGGCCTGATTTAATGTTCTCAGGAAGTCTACTTTCAAGGTTTATGCAAAAGCCCTCTAAGATACACATGGGGACTGTTAAGAGAATGCTGAGATATGTGTAA
- the LOC137732631 gene encoding uncharacterized protein, whose product MTSEGRFVQPTIPQFDGHYNHWSMLMENFLRSKEYWNLVETGVTTAAEGADSSETILKKDTANDIWDSLKQKYQGTTRVKRAQLQALRKEFEVLHMKAEESINDYFGRTLIIANKMRIHGEHLEDVVIIEKI is encoded by the exons ATGACGTCCGAAGGCAGATTTGTGCAACCTACGATTCCACAGTTTGATGGACACTACAATCACTGGAGTATGCTAATGGAAAACTTTCTACGTTCCAAAGAGTATTGGAACCTAGTGGAAACGGGAGTCACTACAGCAGCAGAGGGAGCTGACTCAAGTGAA ACCATATTGAAGAAGGACACTGCGAATGACATCTGGGATTCCTTGAAGCAGAAATATCAAGGAACAACACGTGTCAAACGTGCTCAATTGCAGGCTCTTCGAAAGGAGTTTGAAGTGCTGCACATGAAGGCTGAAGAATCAATCAATGACTATTTTGGACGAACTCTCATCATTGCCAACAAGATGAGGATTCACGGAGAGCACTTGGAGGATGTGGTGATCATAGAGAAGATCTGA